The following proteins are encoded in a genomic region of Oncorhynchus kisutch isolate 150728-3 linkage group LG4, Okis_V2, whole genome shotgun sequence:
- the polg gene encoding DNA polymerase subunit gamma-1 — protein sequence MQHLLHLRPFRGPLSSVLRRRLCCTSYSTQQPHSLQGSLPPETRLNPLNIQMLSQNLHEQIFRGAEQEYEDEKVERSIRHLQRHQLWGKEASLLPGVELQLPHMYGENINDHFRLLAQKQSLPYLEAASKLQQAPLPPMPQDWVWEVGWMRYGPGGEARRVDFPDEAGLVFDVEVCMAEGHCPTLAVAVSPTAWYSWCSKRLIEERYSWSSQLTPADLIPMETPTNSSRPPGGQWRERLIVGHNVSFDRSYIKEQYLLKGSKARFLDTMSLHMAISGLTGFQRTLWMANKHGKRRGLLEVKAHMKKVGRPGRKEGPMIGSWDWVNISSINNLADVHALYVGGEPLQKEAREIFVKGSMADVRNNFQELMQYCALDVQATHQVFCEQLPLFMERCPHPVTFAGMLEMGGCYLPVNQNWGRYLEDSQDTFEELQREMKKSLMSLADDACQLLQDDRYKEDAWLWDVEWDVQEFKQKKVTVSKRKRSKAEAEPAPSTPLRDWDQDPGPPTEEEIAGTCPSREALERLKKMVSRLPKRRQHLPGHPGWYRKLCVKMSEEEESWSPGASLISLAMRVTPKLMGLTWDGFPLHYTEQHGWGYLVPGRRDNLMEPHGGEEDAMGPVCPHRAIESVYREYCEQKGKEQPRCLDNGLSDDLMLTDSTLWQTVEELGRLESVSEEENGGRVMRKSNKEMQDINSLPGESHCPYHHGNGPYNDVNFPGCWFFKLPHKDGNDNNVGSPFSKDFLSKMEDGTLRAGRGATNATRALEINKMISFWRNAQKRISSQKVVWLRKGELPRSVSRHEEYDEEGQYGAILPQVITAGTVTRRAVEPTWLTASNARRDRVGSELKAMVQVPPGYHLVGADVDSQELWIAAVLGEAHFGGMHGCTAFGWMTLQGKKSQGTDLHSRTADTVGISREHAKVFNYGRIYGAGQPFAERLLMQFNHRLSQPEAASKARQMYALTKGLRRYRLSEEGEWLLKELDVEVERDEDGSISPQDLRRITRLASQSSRRRKWEVAGQRLWAGGTESEMFNKLESIALSAQPATPVLGCRISRALEPQAVKDEFITSRVNWVVQSSAVDYLHLMLVAMRWLMEEHDIDGRFCVSIHDEVRYLVRSEDRYRAALALQITNLLTRCMFTHALGMQDLPQSVAFFSAVDIDRCLRKEVTMDCVTPSNPTGLERKYGLPQGEALDIYQIIDITKGSLGKGR from the exons ATGCAACATCTTCTGCATCTTCGTCCCTTCCGGgggcctctctcctctgtcctacGGAGGAGACTATGTTGTACCTCCTACTCCACCCAGCAGCCCCACTCCCTCCAGGGCTCCCTCCCCCCAGAGACCCGCCTGAACCCCCTCAATATCCAGATGCTGTCCCAAAACCTCCATGAACAGATATTCCGCGGCGCAGAGCAGGAGTACGAGGATGAGAAGGTGGAGCGGAGCATCAGGCACCTACAGAGGCACCAGCTGTGGGGAAAAGAAGCCTCCCTGCTGCCTGGTGTGGAGCTCCAGCTGCCCCACATGTACGGGGAGAACATAAACGACCACTTCCGCCTGCTGGCCCAAAAGCAGAGCCTTCCCTACCTGGAGGCTGCCAGTAAGCTCCAGCAGGCCCCGCTGCCACCCATGCCCCAGGACTGGGTGTGGGAGGTGGGCTGGATGCGCTACGGGCCGGGTGGGGAGGCCAGACGGGTTGACTTCCCAGACGAGGCAGGCCTGGTGTTTGACGTGGAGGTGTGCATGGCAGAGGGACACTGTCCCACGCTGGCTGTGGCTGTATCCCCTACTGCCTG GTACTCGTGGTGCAGCAAGCGTCTGATAGAGGAGAGATACTCCTGGTCCAGCCAGCTGACCCCTGCTGACCTCATCCCCATGGAGACCCCGACCAACTCCAGCCGCCCTCCAGGGGGCCAGTGGAGGGAGAGACTGATTGTGGGTCACAATGTCAGCTTTGACCGGTCTTACATCAAGGAGCAGTACCTGCTGAAG GGGTCCAAGGCTCGTTTCCTGGACACCATGAGTCTCCACATGGCCATCTCTGGTCTGACTGGGTTCCAGCGCACGCTGTGGATGGCCAACAAGCACGGCAAGAGGCGTGGCCTCCTGGAGGTCAAAGCGCATATGAAGAAAGTGGGCCGACCTGGGCGGAAGGAAGGGCCCATG ATCGGCTCATGGGACTGGGTGAATATCAGCAGCATCAACAACCTGGCTGATGTGCATGCTCTGTATGTGGGAGGGGAGCCACTGCAGAAGGAGGCCAGAGAGATCTTTGTGAAGGGCAGCATGGCTGACGTCAGGAACAACTTCCAG GAGCTGATGCAGTACTGCGCTCTGGACGTCCAGGCCACTCATCAGGTGTTCTGTGAGCAGCTGCCCCTCTTCATGGAGAG GTGCCCTCATCCAGTAACATTTGCAGGGATGCTGGAGATGGGCGGGTGCTACCTACCTGTCAATCAGAACTGGGGGAGGTACCTGGAAGACTCTCAAGACACGTTTGAGGAGTtgcagagagagatgaagaagagtCTGATGAGTCTTGCGGATGACGCTTGTCAACTGCTACAGGATGACAG GTATAAGGAGGACGCCTGGCTTTGGGATGTGGAATGGGACGTCCAGGAGTTCAAGCAGAAGAAGGTGACCGTCAGCAAGAGAAAACGCTCAAAGGCTGAGGCTGAGCCAGCACCCAGCACACCATTGAGAGACTGGGATCAGG ACCCAGGTCCCCCCACTGAGGAGGAGATAGCAGGAACGTGCCCAAGTAGGGAGGCTCTGGAGAGGCTGAAGAAGATGGTCAGCAGGCTGCCTAAGAGGAGACAGCACCTGCCTGGACATCCTGG GTGGTATCGTAAGTTGTGTGTGAAGATgtcggaggaggaggagagctggTCGCCGGGAGCCAGCCTGATCAGTCTGGCTATGCGGGTGACTCCCAAGCTGATGGGGCTGACGTGGGACGGCTTCCCCCTGCACTACACGGAGCAGCACGGCTGGGGCTACCTGGTGCCTGGCCGCAGGGACAACCTGATGGAACCCCATGGGGGGGAGGAGGACGCCATGGGGCCTGTGTGTCCCCACAG GGCCATAGAAAGTGTGTACAGAGAATACTGTGAGCAGAAAGGTAAAGAGCAGCCTAGGTGTCTGGACAACGGCCTCTCTGATGACCTCATGCTAACCGACAGCACACTGTGGCAGACG GTGGAAGAGTTGGGTCGCTTGGAAagtgtgtcagaggaggagaACGGTGGCAGGGTGATGAGGAAGAGCAATAAG GAAATGCAGGATATTAATTCTCTACCAGGTGAGAGTCACTGTCCCTATCACCATGGAAACGGACCTTACAACGATGTCAACTTTCCGGGCTGCTGGTTTTTCAAACTCCCACACAAG GATGGAAATGACAACAACGTGGGCAGCCCCTTCTCCAAGGACTTCCTGTCCAAGATGGAAGACGGCACCCTGAGAGCGGGGCGGGGGGCCACCAACGCCACCCGGGCTCTGGAGATAAACAAGATGATCTCTTTCTGGAGGAATGCCCAGAAACGCATCAG CTCTCAGAAGGTGGTGTGGCTGAGGAAAGGGGAGCTCCCTCGCAGTGTCAGCAGGCATGAAGAGTATGATGAGGAGGGGCAGTACGGCGCCATCTTGCCCCAGGTCATCACCGCGGGAACCGTCACCCGCAGGGCTGTGGAGCCAACGTGGCTGACTGCCAGCAACGCTCGG CGGGATCGAGTGGGCAGTGAGCTGAAGGCCATGGTACAGGTGCCCCCTGGGTACCACCTGGTGGGGGCGGACGTGGACTCCCAGGAGCTCTGGATCGCTGCCGTTCTGGGAGAGGCCCACTTCGGTGGCATGCATG GCTGCACAGCGTTCGGCTGGATGACCCTGCAGGGCAAGAAGAGCCAGGGCACTGACTTGCACAGCCGCACGGCTGACACGGTGGGCATCAGCCGCGAACATGCCAAGGTCTTCAACTACGGACGCATCTACGGCGCTGGGCAGCCTTTCGCCGAGCGTCTGCTCATGCAGTTCAACCACCGCCTCAGCCAGCCAGAGGCCGCCAGCAAGGCCCGGCAGATGTATGCCCTCACCAAGGGCCTACGCAG GTACCGTCTGTCTGAGGAGGGTGAGTGGCTGCTGAAggagctggatgtggaggtggagagggacgAAGACGGGAGCATCTCCCCGCAGGATCTCCGCCGGATCACAAGACTGGCCTCCCAGAG TTCTCGGAGGAGGAAGTGGGAGGTGGCGGGCCAGCGTCTGTGGGCTGGTGGTACGGAGTCAGAGATGTTCAACAAGCTGGAGAGCATCGCCCTCTCAGCCCAGCCAGCCACCCCTGTCCTGGGCTGCAGGATTAGCAGAGCCCTGGAGCCTCAGGCTGTCAAGGACGAG ttcatCACCAGCAGGGTGAACTGGGTGGTGCAGAGCTCGGCGGTGGACTACCTCCACCTGATGCTGGTGGCCATGCGCTGGCTGATGGAGGAGCACGACATCGATGGACGCTTCTGCGTCAGCATCCACGATGAGGTACGCTACCTGGTCCGCAGCGAAGACCGCTACCGGGCAGCACTGGCCCTGCAGATCACCAACCTTCTCACAAG GTGTATGTTTACCCATGCACTGGGTATGCAGGACCTGCCCCAGTCAGTGGCCTTCTTCAGTGCCGTGGACATTGACCGCTGTCTGAGGAAGGAGGTGACCATGGACTGTGTGACTCCCTCCAACCCCACAGGGCTGGAGCGCAAATACGGCCTCCCACAGG GTGAGGCTCTGGACATATACCAAATCATAGACATCACCAAAGGCTCTCTGGGGAAAGGGAGATAA